A section of the Naumovozyma dairenensis CBS 421 chromosome 5, complete genome genome encodes:
- the MSC1 gene encoding double-strand break repair enhancer MSC1 (similar to Saccharomyces cerevisiae MSC1 (YML128C); ancestral locus Anc_8.867), translated as MKHLVLYCSTALYVSSGVLASSSSSSSENSVFPFDTWTEDDLKDYVNDHMNNLKDISTKSLDDLKADAMDVWDQNMHPKPWWKFWASDDKQFPWMSNKGMGKAEDISDWLFNSWSKDDLHKYLLKNRIKADANDSKDAMVQLAKKYFKDISKKSKASGYYPSSSYFKDWSVEDLTNWLDKYKISYKRDMINKKEDLMHLVRKNMYAVSNKVEKERLNLLDSMDLANKQFLNKAGELKENIFDTWSSNDLEKWLESHDVQLDEKLMHSHDYLVEQANDNYSLLKDDINWYLKYLKKKTTPFMEKSPENVDSTWKSVTSAGQDMYSKTKKKTNEVINDTFLIGIDDWSKGRLKEFLDIRDIDYSMFATKKDLIQKVRDSRNAPLRKLKDNMISFKDWSCEKRGEMASQVTEGMDMASKKAGDMKEKFGEIWYETFENWSQDDLKAYLESFGIRMKPTSTREEMIQSAKENTQWFFGIKQEPFYKRVLNKAQDLAKRGYAMMVTC; from the coding sequence atgaaacacCTGGTTCTCTATTGTTCAACAGCGCTTTACGTATCTTCTGGTGTCTTGGCatcttcgtcatcatcatcgtcgGAAAACTCTGTTTTCCCATTCGACACATGGACTGAAGATGACCTTAAGGATTATGTCAATGATCAcatgaataatttgaaagatatctCCACTAAATCGTTAGATGATTTGAAAGCTGATGCCATGGATGTCTGGGATCAAAACATGCACCCTAAACCATGGTGGAAATTTTGGGCTTCTGATGATAAACAATTCCCATGGATGTCTAACAAGGGGATGGGTAAAGCTGAAGATATTTCTGATTGGTTGTTTAACTCTTGGTCCAAAGATGATTTACATAAGTacttattgaaaaatagaATTAAAGCTGATGCCAATGATTCTAAGGATGCAATGGTTCAATTAGCtaagaaatatttcaaagatatcTCTAAAAAATCAAAGGCATCAGGTTATTATCCATCGTCTTCTTATTTCAAAGATTGGTCTGTGGAGGATTTAACTAATTGGTTAGATAAATACAAGATCTCTTATAAGAGAGATATGATCAATAAAAAGGAGGATTTAATGCATTTAGTTAGGAAAAACATGTATGCTGTTTCTAATAAAgtagaaaaggaaagattAAATCTATTGGATTCTATGGATTTAGCtaataaacaatttttaaataaagcTGGTgaattaaaggaaaatatcTTTGATACTTGGTCAAGTAATGACTTAGAAAAATGGTTAGAAAGTCATGATGTTCAATtggatgaaaaattaatgcATTCTCATGATTATTTAGTGGAACAGGCAAATGATAACTATAGTTTATTAAAGGATGACATTAATTggtatttgaaatatttgaagaaaaagacTACTCCATTTATGGAAAAATCTCCTGAAAATGTTGATTCTACTTGGAAATCTGTCACTTCTGCCGGTCAAGATATGTACTCAAagacaaagaaaaagacaAATGAAGTCATCAATGATACGTTCTTAATTGGTATCGATGATTGGTCTAAGGGTAGATTAAAGGAATTCTTAGATATTCGTGACATTGATTATTCCATGTTTGCTACAAAGAAAGATTTGATTCAAAAAGTTAGAGATTCAAGAAACGCACCATtaaggaaattgaaagataatatgatttctttcaaagattgGTCATGTGAAAAGAGAGGTGAAATGGCATCCCAAGTGACCGAAGGTATGGATATGGCAAGTAAGAAAGCTGGTGACATGAAGGAAAAATTCGGTGAAATTTGGTATGaaacatttgaaaattggTCACAAGATGATTTGAAAGCTTATTTGGAAAGTTTTGGTATAAGAATGAAGCCAACATCAACAAGAGAAGAAATGATTCAATCTGCAAAGGAAAATACTCAATGGTTCTTTGGTATTAAACAAGAGCCATTTTATAAGAGAGTTTTGAATAAAGCTCAAGATCTTGCTAAACGTGGATATGCAATGATGGTAACTTGCTAA
- the RSC9 gene encoding Rsc9p (similar to Saccharomyces cerevisiae RSC9 (YML127W); ancestral locus Anc_8.866), translating to MSVSGSHSPFIANTPTPIIQNNSIPQQTLDANNNNNNNNVITGDDNNNNNTFSNIIPVPIKVSRQQSNAILSNNHNQRHLQYSLNNLNVFNQIPKDNISTAGVDSLSRFKLALLSGIPEEIKWTLKKYLVYSTKAPYMISLKNLPDLLQLFKNLILDLMPIIENFNQPLINDMNDKLQIGITSLLILRNLAQDTESIQVLVADEEIKNFILFVLTKFQMISKGDPNWQLWESNSSYFNELIHYTIDLMEGISSYIAPAKKNNPFFQTLVSALNFTKDRYMVISILRSLSRLLVRSKADEESAADDLHEKSLNLIVSFLLIEKDSELIIASLDFLYQYMLPGNERISGLFDNEERYSIFTTMLPKLLTYNVKLPNYSALNETNIKLITRVRPPPPTTPPHLPENLFKQLLLLNEPMRSTAWLRCCFEPVEDAEFTQIALWRAYEAKFSQPIRESGRKLLAAVEFIKNVSNAFHDASAMVIVDQVTGKKRFVIKGIQPREKAISIKEGDIASRNTLVGLTSKFLDDPYNLTPSKQLNLPSIDFPTELSDVSKVATTFLCLVSNDTKGPGGKFCKEIKPLIFHRLVDVPPLISLLSEYMDNTPNV from the coding sequence ATGAGTGTCTCTGGATCTCATTCACCATTCATTGCTAATACTCCAACAccaataattcaaaataacTCTATCCCTCAACAAACTCTCGATgccaacaacaataataacaataacaacgTTATAACTGGCGAcgataataacaataataatacattcTCAAATATAATACCTGTTCCTATTAAAGTTTCAAGACAACAGTCAAATGCTATCCTTTCCAATAATCACAATCAAAGACATTTacaatattctttaaataatttaaatgtCTTCAATCAAATCCcaaaagataatatttcaacCGCTGGTGTAGATAGTCTTTCCCGATTTAAACTAGCATTATTAAGTGGGATCCCcgaagaaattaaatggacattgaaaaaatatttagtATATAGTACTAAAGCTCCATACATGATTagtttgaaaaatttaccTGATCTTTTACAactatttaaaaatttaatattagaCTTGATGCcaataattgaaaattttaatcAACCTCTAATTAATGACatgaatgataaattacaaattgGAATAACAAGTCTCTTAATATTAAGGAATTTAGCTCAAGATACTGAGTCCATTCAAGTTCTTGTAgcagatgaagaaattaaaaatttcatattgTTTGTATTGacaaaatttcaaatgatttcaaaagGTGATCCAAATTGGCAATTGTGGGaatcaaattcttcttattttaatgaattgattcaTTACACTATAGATTTAATGGAAGGCATATCATCATATATTGCACCGGctaagaaaaataatccATTCTTTCAAACATTGGTATCCGCTTTGAATTTCACCAAAGACAGATATATGGtcatttcaatattaagATCGTTATCAAGATTATTAGTTAGATCAAAAGCTGACGAGGAAAGTGCTGCAGATGATTTACATGAAAAGAGCttaaatttaattgtttcattCTTATTGATTGAGAAGGATAGTGAATTAATTATCGCCTCCTTGGATTTCTTATACCAATACATGTTACCAGGTAATGAAAGAATTTCAGGTTTATTTGACAACGAGGaaagatattcaatatttacTACAATGTTACCTAAGTTATTAACTTACAATGTCAAATTACCAAATTATTCAGCATTAAACgaaacaaatattaaattaattaCAAGAGTTAGACCACCTCCTCCTACTACGCCACCACATTTACcagaaaatttatttaaacaattattattattaaatgaacCAATGAGATCCACTGCTTGGTTAAGATGTTGTTTTGAACCAGTGGAAGATGCTGAATTTACTCAAATAGCTCTTTGGAGGGCATATGAGGCCAAATTCTCTCAACCAATACGTGAATCTGGTAGGAAACTATTAGCTGCAGTGGAATTCATTAAGAATGTTTCTAATGCGTTCCATGACGCGTCAGCAATGGTCATTGTGGATCAAGTAACTGGTAAGAAAAGATTTGTTATTAAGGGAATTCAACCAAGAGAAAAGGCAATAAGTATTAAAGAAGGTGATATTGCTTCCAGAAACACATTAGTTGGATTGACGAGCAAATTCTTAGATGATCCATATAATTTAACCCCGTCAAAGCAATTAAATTTACCTTCCATTGATTTCCCAACTGAATTGTCTGATGTATCTAAAGTGGCAACGACATTCCTATGTTTGGTATCAAATGATACTAAAGGTCCAGGTGGGAAGTTttgtaaagaaattaaaccATTAATATTCCATAGGTTAGTTGATGTTCCACCATTGATCTCTCTTCTCTCTGAATACATGGATAATACACCTAATGTATGA
- the PGA3 gene encoding cytochrome-b5 reductase (similar to Saccharomyces cerevisiae PGA3 (YML125C) and YML087C; ancestral locus Anc_8.862): MSAEEYEEEQPNILDDPIHGIYIPTALFVFGIALLTYLSKEYRLLLALPILFTSLVVRALLAYQRRRSLFPDKWTKLELEDQTVISKNTALYRFKLKTPLESLNIPAGFHIAARVFIDGKEEIRYYNPISSKLDKGYFDLLIKSYADGKVSKYFAGLKPGESVEFKGPIGELNYNVNSSTALAIVAGGSGITPVLQMLNEIITTPEDLTKVSLIYANDTENDILLKDELDEMAKKYPHFDIHYVVRYPSETWKGDVGLVTREQMQKYLPESSDDHRLLICGPEGMENMVVNYAKELGWKQSYSKSKGDDQVYVF, encoded by the coding sequence atGTCTGCTGAAGAAtacgaagaagaacaacCGAATATCTTGGATGATCCAATCCATGGGATTTATATCCCAACTGCATTGTTTGTTTTCGGTATTGCTCTGTTGACTTATCTGTCTAAAGAATATAGACTACTGTTAGCATTACCAATACTATTCACCTCTTTAGTTGTTAGAGCTCTTTTGGCTTaccaaagaagaagatctTTATTCCCTGATAAATGGAcaaaattagaattagaagatcAAACAGTTATCTCTAAGAATACCGCGTTATATCgtttcaaattgaaaactcCCTTGGAATCATTAAATATCCCTGCTGGATTCCATATCGCCGCAAGAGTATTTATCGATggtaaagaagaaattagatACTATAATCCAATTAGTTCCAAATTAGACAAGGGTTATTTCGATTTACTTATTAAATCTTATGCAGATGGTAAAGtttctaaatattttgcAGGCTTAAAACCAGGTGAATCTGTGGAATTTAAAGGTCCAATCGGTGAATTAAATTACAATGTTAATTCATCAACTGCTTTAGCTATTGTAGCAGGTGGATCAGGTATTACTCCAGTTTTACAAATGTTAAATGAAATCATCACCACCCCAGAGGATTTAACTAAAgtttctttaatttatGCAAATGATACGGAAAATGATATCttattgaaagatgaattagatgaaatgGCAAAAAAATACCCTCATTTCGATATTCACTATGTAGTTCGTTATCCAAGTGAAACCTGGAAAGGTGATGTAGGTCTTGTCACTAGGGAACAAATgcaaaaatatttaccTGAATCTTCAGATGATCATAGGTTATTGATTTGCGGACCAGAAGGTATGGAAAATATGGTTGTGAATTATGCTAAGGAGTTAGGTTGGAAACAAAGTTATTCCAAGAGTAAAGGCGATGATCAAGTATATGtgttttga